One stretch of Dissulfurimicrobium hydrothermale DNA includes these proteins:
- a CDS encoding YkgJ family cysteine cluster protein translates to MDISEAKKKADMALKREKLGSVIDPVRLEKKDTFRFRCHPGVSCFTHCCRNMNIILTPYDIIRLKKRLGMPSNLFLHLYAQPEILAQTGVPVARLKMLEKDGKCPFVTPDGCQVYTDRPVCCRYYPIGIASLKQDKGASEGEEFFFLIKESHCHGFKEQTEWTVDAWRGDQEADLYDSMNRGWLELLLRKCSFGEETEMPPKARQLFYMVTTNMERFRAFVFESRFLNTYIVKDEILKEILEDDVALMQFGFEYLKQAIFGVESNSLRLKEDILNNQIKKTLEKRKNKRFAAW, encoded by the coding sequence ATGGACATTTCAGAGGCCAAAAAAAAGGCTGATATGGCGCTTAAAAGAGAAAAGCTGGGGAGCGTGATAGACCCGGTACGTCTTGAAAAAAAAGATACGTTCAGATTCCGCTGCCACCCTGGTGTGTCTTGTTTTACGCATTGCTGCCGCAATATGAATATAATCCTTACGCCTTATGACATCATCAGACTCAAAAAAAGACTCGGCATGCCTTCTAATCTCTTTTTGCACCTCTATGCCCAGCCTGAAATACTCGCCCAAACGGGTGTCCCTGTAGCACGTTTAAAGATGCTTGAAAAAGACGGCAAGTGCCCATTTGTAACCCCTGACGGCTGCCAGGTATATACCGATCGACCTGTATGCTGCAGGTATTACCCGATAGGCATCGCGAGTCTCAAGCAGGACAAAGGGGCATCTGAAGGGGAGGAGTTCTTCTTTCTGATCAAAGAAAGCCACTGCCATGGCTTTAAAGAACAGACAGAATGGACGGTTGACGCGTGGAGAGGAGATCAAGAGGCCGATCTCTATGACTCGATGAACAGAGGTTGGCTCGAGCTGCTCCTACGCAAATGCTCATTCGGCGAGGAGACTGAGATGCCACCGAAGGCTAGACAGCTATTTTATATGGTGACGACAAACATGGAGCGCTTCAGGGCATTTGTCTTTGAAAGCCGTTTTTTAAATACATATATTGTGAAAGATGAGATCCTAAAGGAAATACTCGAAGATGACGTTGCCCTTATGCAATTTGGTTTCGAGTACCTCAAGCAGGCAATATTCGGTGTGGAATCAAACAGCTTGAGGTTAAAGGAAGATATCCTGAACAACCAAATTAAAAAGACACTTGAAAAAAGAAAAAATAAAAGGTTTGCGGCTTGGTAA
- the mobA gene encoding molybdenum cofactor guanylyltransferase, producing the protein MPKKPYGHKCGFRTMAVLAGGRSSRFGDNKALARWLGGNVIDAVISAARIVSDEIFIVSNDTGSYKYLGLPIIKDAVVNTGPIGGILGALKSANGNRVFITACDMPLLNPGLIEWMWCIETWAPVVIPKTPGRIEPLHAIYHRSLIPLIEHSIRHNRLGLQKFLTNIPRHEVPPEDIKRFCPDLSCLKSANTRDELETLKRVISSDESGVAKPCIMH; encoded by the coding sequence ATGCCCAAAAAACCTTATGGACATAAATGTGGATTCAGAACCATGGCTGTGCTTGCTGGGGGCAGGAGCAGCCGCTTCGGAGACAACAAGGCCCTCGCACGCTGGCTGGGCGGAAATGTCATAGATGCCGTCATATCGGCGGCCCGCATCGTTTCGGATGAAATTTTTATCGTCTCAAATGATACTGGGTCCTATAAATATCTGGGCCTACCGATCATAAAAGACGCCGTGGTCAACACTGGCCCGATAGGCGGGATATTGGGCGCACTCAAAAGCGCAAATGGCAACAGGGTCTTTATCACTGCCTGCGATATGCCGCTCTTAAACCCAGGACTCATAGAATGGATGTGGTGTATCGAGACCTGGGCCCCTGTCGTCATCCCAAAGACACCGGGCAGGATTGAGCCGCTACATGCAATATATCACAGATCACTTATCCCGCTCATCGAACATTCGATCAGACACAACCGGTTGGGTCTTCAAAAATTCCTTACAAATATACCGAGGCATGAGGTGCCGCCCGAAGACATAAAAAGATTCTGCCCTGATCTCTCATGCCTTAAGAGCGCCAACACAAGAGATGAGCTTGAGACCCTGAAGCGTGTTATATCATCAGATGAATCTGGCGTTGCCAAGCCATGCATCATGCACTAA
- the sat gene encoding sulfate adenylyltransferase → MALVNPHGSKKKLMPLLLTGKEREEEIKRAGKMKRVDITSKESGDILMLGMGAFTPLNGFMCKDDYEGCIEEMKLRKVDPGTMWPLPVTLAVDEETKKSLKVGEEVALYDKETGDLMATMKVEEIWEPDKRKECELCFKGAGPDSEKFWEVAEADHPGVQQIMNSGKYYVGGPIKALSEKDFRQKYGDAYMHPAVARKLFEDKGWSQVAAFQTRNPIHRSHEYLCKIAQEVLDGVFIHALVGKLKPGDIPGEKRMECYKALLDNYFNMERTVLGVYPLEMRYGGPKEALLHGIFRQNFGCSHLIIGRDHAGVGDFYGLFEAQEIYDRLWPGALELKPLKIDWTFWCKKCGGMASLKTCPHTKEDRVVVSGTKFRRMMSEGGEVPPEFSRPEVLAILRDYYQNLETKVKIKKGAFEELK, encoded by the coding sequence ATGGCGTTAGTCAATCCACACGGATCGAAGAAAAAGCTTATGCCGCTTTTGCTTACGGGTAAGGAGCGTGAAGAGGAGATAAAGCGTGCTGGCAAGATGAAGAGGGTCGATATAACCTCCAAGGAGTCAGGAGACATATTGATGCTCGGGATGGGCGCCTTTACCCCCCTCAATGGATTTATGTGCAAGGATGATTATGAAGGCTGTATAGAGGAGATGAAGCTTCGCAAGGTTGACCCAGGGACCATGTGGCCTCTGCCGGTTACACTTGCTGTTGACGAAGAGACTAAGAAATCCCTTAAAGTTGGTGAAGAGGTTGCCCTTTATGACAAAGAGACAGGGGACCTGATGGCCACAATGAAGGTCGAGGAGATATGGGAGCCTGACAAGCGCAAGGAGTGCGAGCTCTGCTTCAAGGGCGCCGGTCCTGACTCAGAGAAGTTCTGGGAGGTTGCGGAGGCGGATCATCCAGGTGTACAGCAAATAATGAATTCGGGCAAGTATTATGTCGGCGGCCCGATCAAGGCCCTTTCTGAAAAGGATTTCAGGCAGAAATACGGTGACGCCTATATGCATCCGGCTGTCGCAAGAAAACTTTTCGAAGACAAGGGTTGGAGCCAGGTGGCTGCATTCCAGACCAGGAACCCGATCCATCGTTCACACGAATATCTATGCAAGATAGCCCAGGAGGTCCTTGACGGCGTATTCATACATGCCCTTGTCGGCAAACTCAAGCCAGGCGACATCCCTGGCGAGAAGCGTATGGAGTGCTACAAGGCGCTTCTTGACAACTATTTCAACATGGAGCGCACTGTCCTTGGCGTGTATCCATTAGAGATGCGCTATGGCGGCCCGAAAGAGGCCCTGCTCCACGGCATCTTCCGTCAGAACTTTGGCTGCTCACACCTGATAATCGGCCGTGACCATGCCGGTGTCGGTGACTTCTATGGTCTGTTTGAGGCCCAGGAGATATACGACAGGCTCTGGCCGGGTGCCCTTGAGCTTAAACCCCTGAAGATCGACTGGACCTTCTGGTGCAAGAAGTGTGGCGGCATGGCCTCTCTCAAGACCTGTCCTCATACCAAAGAGGACCGCGTTGTTGTCAGCGGCACCAAGTTCCGCCGCATGATGAGCGAGGGTGGGGAAGTACCGCCTGAGTTCAGTCGTCCTGAGGTGTTGGCCATCTTGAGGGATTATTATCAGAATCTCGAGACCAAGGTAAAGATAAAGAAGGGTGCGTTTGAGGAGCTTAAGTAA
- the aprB gene encoding adenylyl-sulfate reductase subunit beta codes for MPSFVNPEKCDGCKGGDKTACMYICPNDLMVLNPDAMRAYNQEPDQCWECYSCVKICPQGAIEVRHYADIAPMGGYVQPMRGTDSIMWTVKFRNGNMKRFKFPIRTTAEGSIKPYAGKPEGGNLDDGLLFTEAGKKLATPADYK; via the coding sequence ATGCCAAGCTTTGTCAACCCGGAAAAGTGTGATGGTTGCAAGGGCGGGGACAAGACAGCATGTATGTACATCTGCCCCAATGACCTCATGGTCTTGAACCCGGATGCCATGAGGGCCTACAACCAGGAGCCGGATCAGTGTTGGGAGTGCTATTCTTGTGTCAAGATCTGCCCCCAGGGCGCCATCGAAGTGCGTCACTATGCCGACATAGCCCCGATGGGTGGTTATGTTCAGCCCATGCGCGGTACCGATTCCATCATGTGGACGGTCAAGTTCCGCAACGGCAATATGAAGCGCTTTAAGTTCCCGATCAGGACGACCGCAGAGGGTTCGATCAAGCCCTATGCAGGAAAGCCTGAGGGCGGCAATCTCGACGATGGTCTTCTGTTTACCGAAGCAGGCAAGAAACTTGCCACGCCAGCTGACTACAAGTAG
- the aprA gene encoding adenylyl-sulfate reductase subunit alpha: MALPNKPNWELLAEPDLSKVPVVEHEYDALIVGGGMAACGAAYEIGKWMPKGSKVALVDKAALERSGAVAQGLSAINTYIGENTPSDYVRMVRNDLMGVVREDLIFDLGRHVDDSVHLFEEWGLPVWKKKGSEGKKLVEGGEPVRTGKWQIMINGESYKCIVAEAAKAALAEMGYDLFERIFIVKLLLDANKPNTIAGAVGFSVRENKVHVFKAKAMLVACGGAVNIFRPRTTDEGKGRAWYPVWNAGSTYTMCMQVGAEMTMMENRFTPSRFKDGYGPVGAWFLLFKATVTNGKGEHYIKSDAAKAELAKYSPYGQAAVTPTCLRNHLMLFEMKEGRGPIFMDTAAALKAFLEEKKASGMDEKELKKYWKELESEAWEDFLDMSVGQAGLWASMNIEPEKVGSEIMPTEPYMLGSHSGCCGIWVSGPDEDWVPADYKWGYNRMTTVNGLFTAGDGVGASGHKFSSGSHAEGRIAAKAMAKYIRDNAGFKPTLKQTAEELKAEIYRPVKVYYENYQKTTHEMVNPNYIKPRHMMERLMKYTDEYGGGWSPYYMTNGKLLEIAMHHLQMLREDSDKMAAGGLHELLRAWENLHRIWCVEDHLRHIQFREESRYPGFYYRGDYNNVSDTDMDQGGWKCFVNSQYNPETGEWKTFKKKLHKIIAD, from the coding sequence ATGGCGTTACCTAATAAACCAAATTGGGAACTCCTGGCTGAGCCGGATCTATCCAAGGTCCCGGTTGTTGAGCATGAATATGATGCCCTTATTGTCGGTGGTGGTATGGCTGCTTGTGGTGCGGCTTACGAGATAGGCAAATGGATGCCAAAAGGTTCCAAGGTGGCCTTGGTTGACAAGGCGGCGTTGGAGCGTTCCGGTGCAGTTGCGCAGGGTCTTTCAGCCATCAATACATATATCGGGGAGAACACACCTTCCGATTATGTTCGTATGGTAAGAAATGACTTGATGGGTGTTGTGCGTGAGGATTTGATCTTCGATTTGGGCCGTCACGTGGATGATTCCGTTCACCTCTTTGAGGAGTGGGGTCTCCCCGTCTGGAAGAAGAAGGGTTCTGAGGGCAAGAAGCTGGTCGAGGGTGGTGAGCCTGTCCGTACCGGCAAGTGGCAGATCATGATCAACGGCGAGTCATATAAGTGCATAGTGGCCGAGGCGGCAAAGGCGGCCCTTGCTGAAATGGGTTATGATCTGTTCGAACGTATCTTCATCGTCAAGTTGTTGCTGGATGCCAACAAGCCCAACACCATCGCCGGTGCGGTTGGCTTCAGCGTCCGTGAAAACAAGGTTCATGTCTTTAAGGCCAAGGCGATGTTGGTGGCCTGCGGCGGTGCGGTCAACATCTTTCGCCCGCGCACCACAGACGAAGGCAAGGGTCGCGCCTGGTATCCCGTATGGAATGCCGGTTCCACCTACACCATGTGCATGCAGGTCGGCGCCGAGATGACCATGATGGAAAACCGTTTCACCCCATCCCGCTTCAAAGATGGCTACGGCCCGGTTGGTGCGTGGTTCTTGCTCTTTAAGGCTACTGTCACCAACGGCAAAGGTGAACACTATATAAAGAGCGACGCCGCCAAGGCCGAGCTAGCCAAATATTCTCCATATGGTCAGGCTGCTGTCACGCCGACCTGTCTGCGTAACCACCTCATGCTCTTTGAGATGAAAGAGGGCCGTGGCCCCATCTTTATGGACACAGCGGCCGCCCTTAAGGCCTTCCTCGAGGAGAAGAAGGCGTCCGGCATGGACGAAAAGGAGCTCAAGAAGTACTGGAAAGAGCTGGAGAGCGAGGCATGGGAGGACTTCCTTGACATGTCAGTCGGCCAGGCCGGTCTCTGGGCGTCTATGAATATAGAGCCCGAGAAGGTCGGTTCCGAGATCATGCCCACTGAGCCTTACATGCTTGGTTCACACTCAGGCTGCTGCGGTATCTGGGTGTCCGGTCCAGATGAAGACTGGGTCCCGGCTGATTACAAGTGGGGCTATAACCGTATGACTACAGTCAACGGTCTCTTTACTGCAGGTGACGGCGTAGGTGCATCCGGTCACAAGTTCTCATCAGGTTCTCATGCAGAAGGTCGTATCGCGGCCAAGGCCATGGCCAAGTATATCCGTGACAATGCAGGCTTCAAGCCCACCCTCAAACAGACCGCTGAAGAGCTGAAGGCCGAGATATATAGGCCTGTGAAGGTCTACTACGAGAACTATCAGAAGACCACGCACGAAATGGTAAACCCCAACTACATCAAGCCCCGTCACATGATGGAGCGCTTGATGAAGTACACAGACGAGTATGGCGGTGGTTGGTCACCATACTACATGACAAACGGCAAGCTCCTTGAGATCGCCATGCATCACCTCCAGATGCTCCGTGAGGACTCTGACAAAATGGCCGCAGGCGGTCTGCATGAGCTGCTTCGCGCGTGGGAGAATCTCCATCGTATATGGTGCGTCGAGGATCATCTCCGCCATATCCAGTTCCGTGAGGAGAGCCGTTATCCCGGTTTCTACTATCGCGGTGACTATAACAACGTCAGCGACACTGACATGGATCAGGGCGGGTGGAAGTGCTTCGTCAACTCCCAGTACAATCCCGAGACCGGGGAGTGGAAGACCTTCAAGAAAAAGCTTCACAAGATTATAGCTGATTAA
- a CDS encoding CoB--CoM heterodisulfide reductase iron-sulfur subunit A family protein has protein sequence MSGSILVVGGGFSGLTAAVEAAEMGYDVYLVEKESYLGGRVAQLNKYFPKLCPPTCGLEINFRRVKTNPRIIFYTQADVRSISGGPGDFKVEININPRYTAPQCNNCKPGEAVATTELPNEFNFGMDRHKPIYMPHPMAFPNQCVVDSSIVGSDEAKKIKEAMPPGHVDLEQKSEMVTLNVGAIIVATGWKPYDATRMDRLCFGKYPNIVTNMMIERMASPSGPTGGRIQRPSDKAEPKSVGFVQCAGSRDKDHLPYCSYICCMATLKQALYLREQSPDTEIYIFYIDIRSPGMKYEKFYKKVKEDKKIHFIKGKVAEVKEGSSPGNIILVAEDTIGGGKIEQEVELAVLATGMQPTGAFDPIPGIEYDADGFVVSKDGIIPCGCAKRPIDVVSSAQSATAAALKAIQTLVRRAG, from the coding sequence ATGAGTGGAAGCATACTCGTGGTAGGCGGTGGCTTTAGTGGGCTGACAGCCGCCGTTGAGGCCGCTGAAATGGGCTATGATGTCTATTTGGTAGAAAAGGAGAGTTATCTAGGCGGGAGAGTGGCTCAGCTTAACAAGTATTTCCCGAAGTTATGTCCACCAACATGCGGTCTTGAGATCAATTTCAGGCGGGTTAAAACCAATCCAAGGATCATCTTTTACACACAAGCTGATGTGCGTTCGATTTCAGGCGGCCCTGGGGATTTTAAGGTTGAAATCAACATAAATCCGCGCTACACCGCACCGCAGTGCAATAACTGCAAGCCAGGGGAGGCGGTTGCGACAACTGAGCTGCCCAATGAATTCAATTTCGGCATGGATAGGCATAAGCCAATCTATATGCCGCATCCGATGGCATTTCCAAATCAGTGCGTAGTAGATTCATCGATTGTCGGGTCCGATGAGGCAAAGAAGATTAAAGAGGCGATGCCACCGGGCCATGTAGACCTTGAGCAGAAGTCTGAGATGGTGACATTGAATGTAGGGGCCATAATAGTAGCTACTGGTTGGAAGCCATACGACGCTACTAGAATGGACAGGTTGTGTTTTGGCAAGTATCCAAATATCGTCACCAATATGATGATTGAGAGGATGGCTTCTCCATCTGGACCTACAGGGGGCAGGATACAACGTCCATCTGACAAGGCAGAGCCAAAAAGTGTTGGTTTCGTGCAGTGCGCTGGCTCCCGTGACAAGGATCACCTGCCTTACTGTTCTTATATCTGTTGTATGGCAACCTTGAAACAGGCCCTCTATCTCAGGGAGCAGTCACCAGATACCGAGATCTATATATTTTATATAGATATACGTTCTCCGGGCATGAAATATGAAAAATTTTATAAAAAGGTAAAGGAAGATAAAAAGATACATTTTATCAAAGGTAAGGTGGCCGAGGTAAAAGAAGGTTCATCGCCAGGGAATATTATACTCGTCGCTGAGGATACGATCGGTGGTGGCAAGATCGAGCAAGAGGTTGAGCTTGCAGTGCTGGCGACTGGAATGCAGCCTACGGGCGCCTTTGATCCGATCCCGGGCATTGAATATGATGCCGACGGTTTTGTTGTGTCAAAAGATGGGATTATACCTTGCGGGTGCGCAAAAAGGCCGATCGATGTGGTTTCTTCAGCGCAGAGCGCGACTGCGGCGGCATTAAAGGCTATACAGACGCTGGTCAGGAGGGCAGGCTAA
- a CDS encoding FAD-dependent oxidoreductase — translation MANKIGLYIYTGDGIADAIDVERLVKLASGELNVPIVRTHADLYSPDGVAMVEKDIKDEGINAVVLAGISPRYEYKAFDFPGVLLEKASLRELVVWSHKIAPDDEKADAKKEHIQELAEDYIRMSVTRLTKAQLPTPDKLENPSRRILVIGGGVTGMTAAIEAAEAGYEVTIVEREAELGGYAARLRKQIPLGPNYSELVAPIVQDMVAKVKANNKIQVKTSTEVARIGNAPGQYRVSFKAAGAKSEWDAPVPLTPEEKLDANGKELSAEDQKKIYAAKNEGRNDYMQQDPNAEIFGAVVLASGWKPYIPAEGDYPHLSWGHPNVITNHQLEQIAKAGKIIRPSDGKEVKTIAFIQSPGGNNDDADFPYASAVTSMVALKQAKYLREDQPQDGRAYVFYQHMRTPGQYEYFYKGLQNDPGIFLTKGSVTEVKDNGEGGLTVNVENTLIGGNISVDVDMVVLATGMIPTTKDEAVINLAYRQGPAFRDLELFGGYCDSNFICFPYETRRTGIYAAGPVRRSMTIEESMEDAAGAALKAIQAVKAAEDGHAVHPRTWDFDYPDFYFQRCTQCKRCTEECPFGALDDDEKGTPKPNPTRCRRCGTCMGACPERIIGFKDYNIDVVGSMIKSIEVPDDDEEKLRMVIFACENDAYPCLDMAAAKGLTWSPLPRIIPVRCLGSVNVAWIKDAMSSGIDGALLLGCKFGDDYQCHFVKGSELANRRMENVAETLKSLGMEPERVKLAQVAIDEYDAVPKVIDEFVEEIVSMGPNPFKGF, via the coding sequence ATGGCAAATAAGATTGGACTTTACATATATACAGGGGATGGTATTGCCGATGCCATTGATGTGGAAAGGCTTGTGAAATTGGCATCGGGCGAGCTCAATGTGCCGATAGTCCGTACGCATGCGGATCTTTATTCGCCGGACGGCGTGGCGATGGTTGAAAAAGACATTAAAGATGAAGGCATAAATGCCGTGGTACTGGCTGGCATATCGCCAAGATATGAGTATAAGGCATTTGATTTCCCTGGGGTATTGCTTGAAAAGGCAAGTCTCAGGGAGCTGGTCGTCTGGAGTCACAAGATAGCCCCTGACGACGAGAAGGCAGATGCCAAAAAGGAGCATATACAGGAACTGGCCGAGGATTATATCCGCATGTCTGTTACGAGGCTGACCAAGGCCCAGCTACCGACTCCTGACAAGCTTGAGAATCCCAGCAGGCGGATATTGGTGATCGGTGGCGGCGTAACGGGCATGACTGCAGCCATCGAGGCGGCTGAAGCCGGCTATGAAGTTACAATTGTTGAGAGGGAGGCCGAGCTTGGTGGATATGCTGCAAGGCTTAGAAAGCAGATCCCTCTTGGTCCAAACTATTCCGAGCTTGTCGCTCCAATAGTCCAGGATATGGTCGCAAAGGTCAAGGCTAACAACAAGATACAGGTAAAGACTAGCACAGAGGTTGCCCGTATAGGAAATGCCCCAGGCCAGTACAGGGTGAGTTTTAAGGCTGCTGGTGCCAAGAGCGAATGGGATGCCCCTGTGCCGCTTACCCCTGAAGAAAAGTTGGATGCCAACGGTAAAGAGCTCTCGGCCGAAGATCAAAAGAAGATATATGCCGCCAAAAACGAGGGTCGCAATGATTACATGCAGCAGGACCCGAATGCCGAGATATTTGGTGCCGTTGTCCTTGCCTCTGGTTGGAAGCCTTATATACCAGCGGAAGGTGATTATCCGCATTTATCATGGGGGCATCCAAATGTCATTACAAATCACCAGCTTGAACAGATCGCAAAGGCAGGCAAGATAATCCGCCCATCAGATGGTAAAGAGGTAAAGACTATTGCATTTATCCAAAGTCCGGGTGGCAATAACGACGATGCTGACTTTCCTTATGCATCGGCTGTGACCAGTATGGTGGCCCTTAAGCAGGCTAAATATCTTCGCGAGGATCAGCCTCAGGATGGCCGTGCCTATGTATTTTATCAGCATATGCGCACCCCTGGACAGTATGAGTATTTTTACAAGGGTCTCCAGAATGACCCAGGCATATTTTTAACTAAGGGCTCTGTGACCGAGGTAAAAGACAATGGTGAAGGCGGCCTTACTGTCAATGTTGAGAATACATTGATTGGCGGAAATATCTCGGTTGATGTGGATATGGTCGTCTTGGCAACAGGCATGATTCCAACCACAAAAGATGAGGCGGTTATCAATCTTGCCTATCGCCAGGGTCCTGCCTTTAGGGATCTCGAACTCTTCGGCGGATACTGTGATTCAAATTTCATATGTTTTCCATATGAGACGAGGCGGACTGGTATTTATGCAGCAGGGCCTGTGCGCCGTTCAATGACAATCGAAGAGTCGATGGAAGATGCAGCAGGCGCTGCCTTGAAGGCCATTCAGGCGGTGAAGGCGGCCGAAGATGGTCATGCGGTACATCCGCGTACTTGGGATTTTGATTATCCTGATTTTTATTTCCAAAGATGTACGCAATGCAAGCGCTGTACGGAGGAGTGTCCTTTCGGTGCCCTTGATGATGACGAAAAAGGTACGCCGAAACCAAATCCAACCAGATGTAGACGTTGTGGCACATGTATGGGTGCATGCCCTGAGCGTATAATAGGTTTCAAGGATTACAATATCGATGTCGTCGGATCGATGATCAAGTCGATTGAAGTCCCTGATGACGATGAAGAAAAGTTGCGCATGGTAATTTTCGCCTGCGAGAATGACGCCTATCCGTGCCTTGATATGGCGGCGGCAAAGGGTTTGACCTGGTCGCCCCTGCCTAGAATCATCCCGGTCAGATGCCTTGGATCCGTCAATGTTGCATGGATCAAAGATGCGATGTCGAGCGGCATAGACGGTGCCTTGCTTCTTGGTTGTAAGTTTGGTGATGACTATCAGTGTCATTTTGTAAAGGGCAGTGAACTTGCAAATCGTCGGATGGAAAACGTAGCCGAGACGTTAAAGTCCCTTGGCATGGAACCCGAACGTGTTAAATTGGCGCAGGTCGCCATCGACGAATATGACGCCGTGCCAAAGGTGATCGATGAATTTGTCGAAGAGATTGTATCAATGGGACCAAATCCATTTAAAGGTTTCTAG
- the qmoC gene encoding quinone-interacting membrane-bound oxidoreductase complex subunit QmoC yields the protein MAEYTKVQPDLSFVRNVIDSGGDTVKSCYQCATCSVVCPLSTPESPFPRKEMLWTQWGLADKVAGDVDVWLCHQCADCTVYCPRDARPGDVLGAVRASAIRYYAKPKALADMLSSPGGVIGAIIAAAVLVLVVAAAWSQVTGEGFPFPEGDVVYHKFLSVIPIDAIFLSIAAFVLFVCYNGVTNFWLDISKGAGLPTSYTGSVPVPPFGVLIGRYTWPAILEILSHARFKKCGQTVERARGHLWLLWAFIILFLVTNFVFIAEDLLHNALHLIGPVTPMPLYHPVKLLANFGAILMISGIWLIKTMRDKKTEEKVLKSSSQDWILIWLIFAVGATGIASEVFRLINVAQIAYPIYVFHLACVAVLFLSLPYTKFGHLVYRTTAYIFKMWADDVKAGKAGFGLEKPIAVEEAH from the coding sequence ATGGCTGAGTATACGAAGGTACAGCCCGATCTGTCTTTTGTAAGAAACGTTATAGATTCGGGCGGGGATACGGTAAAGTCATGTTACCAATGCGCTACTTGTTCAGTGGTATGTCCGCTGTCCACCCCTGAGAGTCCGTTCCCTCGCAAGGAAATGCTTTGGACACAATGGGGCTTGGCCGACAAGGTCGCAGGTGATGTGGATGTATGGCTGTGCCATCAATGTGCGGATTGCACTGTTTATTGTCCTAGGGATGCCAGGCCAGGGGATGTGCTCGGGGCAGTCCGTGCCAGCGCTATTCGCTATTATGCTAAACCAAAGGCCCTTGCAGATATGCTTAGCAGCCCTGGAGGCGTCATAGGCGCAATAATTGCTGCTGCAGTGCTGGTTTTGGTAGTGGCTGCCGCATGGTCGCAGGTTACAGGTGAAGGCTTTCCGTTCCCTGAGGGAGACGTGGTGTACCACAAGTTCCTGAGTGTAATCCCCATTGATGCGATATTCTTATCTATAGCAGCTTTTGTGCTTTTTGTTTGCTATAATGGCGTTACTAATTTCTGGTTAGATATAAGCAAAGGGGCCGGTCTGCCAACATCTTATACCGGTTCAGTGCCTGTCCCACCGTTCGGTGTGCTTATTGGGAGGTATACCTGGCCAGCCATCCTTGAGATATTAAGCCATGCCCGTTTCAAAAAATGCGGCCAGACCGTCGAAAGGGCAAGGGGTCATTTGTGGCTACTCTGGGCCTTTATAATCCTGTTTTTGGTTACGAACTTTGTATTTATAGCAGAAGACCTGCTGCATAACGCCTTACATCTAATCGGCCCTGTAACCCCGATGCCTCTTTATCACCCCGTTAAGTTACTAGCCAACTTTGGGGCGATCTTGATGATAAGTGGTATCTGGCTTATCAAGACTATGCGCGATAAAAAGACAGAAGAAAAGGTGCTCAAAAGTTCATCTCAGGACTGGATACTTATATGGTTGATATTTGCGGTCGGTGCTACTGGTATAGCATCAGAAGTATTTAGGCTCATCAATGTGGCACAGATAGCATATCCGATATATGTCTTTCACCTTGCCTGCGTTGCCGTACTATTCCTGTCGCTCCCATATACAAAGTTTGGGCATCTTGTATATAGGACGACAGCTTATATCTTTAAAATGTGGGCGGATGACGTAAAGGCTGGGAAGGCTGGATTTGGCCTTGAGAAACCTATAGCAGTTGAAGAGGCCCATTAA